The Corynebacterium pseudopelargi genome contains a region encoding:
- a CDS encoding MarR family transcriptional regulator yields MNELGIYARYRGRERRRAELVRRSAQALSTLEGAGTFQVHQVEDIAASPSTASGLVDATMALLAAGDWAIGAACGIEAEYKAQRALGARPRAGHVYIDAGGFSSDIQATFALLQFLLSKRTSEGREATSLVRSGLTQIEAAASLGISKQAMSQRLQAAGWQAEQSGYGLAVSLWQRALRQ; encoded by the coding sequence ATGAATGAGCTCGGTATCTACGCCCGCTATCGTGGCCGCGAGCGTCGTCGCGCTGAGTTGGTGCGCCGTTCGGCCCAGGCGCTTTCCACCCTCGAAGGCGCAGGAACCTTCCAGGTGCACCAGGTAGAAGATATTGCTGCCTCACCTAGTACGGCTTCAGGGCTTGTCGACGCCACCATGGCGCTGCTTGCTGCTGGCGATTGGGCCATCGGCGCCGCCTGTGGCATAGAGGCTGAATATAAGGCGCAACGAGCACTTGGTGCTCGCCCAAGAGCAGGGCATGTGTACATCGACGCCGGGGGTTTTTCATCCGATATCCAAGCGACCTTTGCGCTGCTGCAATTTCTACTATCAAAAAGAACCAGCGAAGGCCGTGAGGCTACTTCACTGGTTCGATCAGGTTTGACTCAAATTGAGGCCGCAGCCTCGCTCGGTATTTCTAAGCAAGCCATGAGCCAACGCCTCCAAGCCGCTGGCTGGCAGGCGGAGCAATCAGGCTATGGGCTCGCAGTGAGCTTGTGGCAACGAGCCTTGCGCCAATAG
- a CDS encoding methylmalonyl-CoA mutase family protein, with amino-acid sequence MTETRFARTEEFEAKEQAWYQAVAKVFARVQKKDIADVPLDVWRKLAKTTYDGIEVNPLYNRGQELEEQTLPGTFPFTRGGQRVGTEEGVGWGVTEAFGANATNEQVLSALNNGTTNIVAYGNCELSSLLKDVLFEHAPVRLNAGKHTEQQAEALLELAKGQSGAPKLLEFGASPLTSAVDGSASVDLDTAVALATKAKEFENVRAILVDAVSFSNQGATDAQEIGLALAAGVEYLRALNDAGLSVEEALDQLSFRFAVTDDQFAQIAKLRAARALWARVAEILDAPEHGSAPQHALTAPVMFSQRDPWVNMLRSTVSAFAAGVGGASDVEVLVFDWAITGGLPKVSRTFAHRIARNTNLLLLEESHLGHVIDPAGGAYYVEQLTSEMAEKAWAIFQEIEAEGGLQKTVEAGKVRELLDASHEAVRNDIAHRVKKLTAINEFPNLAEAPLPADLRVEPKHVRRWAAEFEALRNRSDAFMEVKGHRPRAVLIPLGPLAKHNVRTGFVVNLLGTGGIEALNPGELTPGTDAFNEAAKSAPIAVICGTDAEYDANGAAALEALREQGVETVLLAGAPGHGFEPDDYLNLKIDAAATLAELLEKLGA; translated from the coding sequence GTGACTGAAACACGATTCGCCCGAACCGAAGAATTTGAGGCCAAGGAGCAGGCTTGGTACCAAGCCGTTGCCAAGGTCTTTGCACGCGTACAAAAGAAAGACATTGCCGACGTCCCGCTGGACGTCTGGCGCAAGCTGGCAAAAACCACCTACGACGGCATTGAGGTTAATCCGCTCTACAACCGCGGCCAGGAATTGGAAGAACAGACCCTTCCAGGCACCTTCCCATTTACCCGCGGTGGCCAACGAGTAGGCACGGAAGAAGGCGTGGGCTGGGGCGTTACCGAAGCATTCGGCGCCAATGCCACCAATGAACAGGTGCTCAGCGCGCTGAACAACGGCACCACCAATATCGTTGCCTACGGCAACTGCGAGCTTTCCTCACTGCTGAAAGACGTCCTGTTTGAGCACGCCCCAGTTCGCCTGAACGCCGGCAAGCACACCGAGCAGCAGGCCGAGGCACTTCTGGAACTTGCCAAGGGCCAATCTGGTGCGCCAAAGCTGCTTGAATTCGGTGCATCGCCGCTAACTTCTGCCGTTGATGGCTCCGCGTCTGTGGATCTAGATACTGCCGTTGCATTGGCAACCAAGGCCAAGGAATTCGAGAATGTGCGCGCCATCTTGGTTGATGCCGTGTCCTTTTCTAACCAAGGAGCCACCGACGCCCAAGAGATCGGCCTTGCGCTTGCAGCAGGTGTGGAATACCTGCGTGCGCTCAACGATGCCGGTTTGAGCGTTGAAGAGGCATTGGATCAGCTTTCCTTCCGCTTCGCCGTCACCGATGATCAATTTGCTCAGATTGCTAAGCTGCGCGCCGCCCGTGCGCTGTGGGCTCGTGTGGCAGAGATCCTCGATGCGCCCGAGCACGGCTCGGCCCCACAGCACGCTCTGACTGCGCCTGTGATGTTTAGCCAGCGCGATCCTTGGGTAAACATGCTGCGTTCTACCGTCTCAGCTTTTGCTGCCGGTGTTGGTGGAGCAAGTGACGTAGAGGTGCTCGTGTTCGACTGGGCCATCACCGGTGGCCTGCCTAAGGTGTCTCGCACCTTCGCGCACCGCATTGCACGCAACACCAACCTGCTGCTGCTCGAAGAATCCCACCTCGGCCACGTGATCGATCCTGCCGGTGGCGCTTACTACGTTGAGCAACTCACCTCTGAAATGGCCGAAAAGGCCTGGGCCATCTTCCAGGAGATTGAGGCTGAGGGCGGTTTGCAAAAGACCGTTGAGGCTGGCAAGGTTCGTGAGCTGCTCGATGCGTCTCATGAGGCCGTGCGCAACGACATTGCCCACCGAGTAAAGAAGCTCACCGCCATCAATGAGTTCCCGAACCTCGCAGAGGCACCGCTTCCTGCTGATCTTCGCGTGGAGCCGAAGCACGTTCGCCGTTGGGCTGCTGAGTTCGAGGCGCTACGCAACCGCTCCGATGCCTTCATGGAAGTCAAAGGCCATCGCCCGCGCGCAGTGCTGATCCCGCTTGGTCCGCTGGCCAAGCACAATGTGCGCACCGGCTTTGTGGTCAACCTGCTGGGAACCGGCGGTATTGAGGCCTTGAACCCAGGCGAGCTCACCCCAGGCACCGATGCCTTTAATGAAGCCGCAAAGTCCGCACCGATTGCCGTGATCTGTGGCACCGATGCTGAATACGACGCCAATGGCGCAGCCGCTTTGGAGGCATTGCGCGAACAAGGCGTTGAAACGGTGTTGCTGGCAGGCGCACCCGGCCACGGCTTCGAGCCAGACGATTACTTGAACCTCAAGATCGACGCAGCCGCAACCCTTGCCGAGCTGCTCGAGAAGTTGGGAGCCTAA
- a CDS encoding DUF3097 domain-containing protein, protein MSFDDRYSGDILGGHRRKQAPTFPEVPATPDLVVEVLADGFVGAVIAFERTYDGDFVRLEDRYGQERLFKMRPGAFLIDGQRVSLTRYVPKAQPQRSNSGSRRVEQLEAKVALPSRIWVEGVHDAAIVEKIWGHDLRVEGVVVEYLEGLDNLQQRLEEFQPTAQRRVGVLADHLIEGSKESRLTEAVGPNVLVTGHPYIDIWAAVKPQKLGLSAWPEVPYGEDWKQGVCRRVGWSDPKEGWRRVYRAVETFRDVDASLIGAVERLVDFVCNPELSKQDLL, encoded by the coding sequence ATGAGCTTTGACGACCGATACAGTGGCGACATCCTTGGCGGGCATCGACGGAAGCAGGCGCCCACCTTCCCAGAAGTTCCTGCTACCCCGGATCTGGTTGTTGAAGTGCTTGCCGACGGCTTCGTTGGAGCAGTGATCGCTTTCGAAAGAACCTATGACGGGGACTTCGTTCGCCTTGAAGATCGTTATGGCCAAGAGCGCCTGTTTAAGATGCGCCCGGGGGCCTTTCTTATCGACGGCCAGCGTGTCTCATTAACCCGCTATGTTCCAAAGGCGCAGCCGCAACGATCCAATTCTGGTTCGCGCAGAGTTGAACAACTAGAGGCAAAGGTGGCCCTGCCTTCTCGCATTTGGGTTGAAGGCGTGCACGATGCTGCGATCGTGGAAAAGATTTGGGGGCATGATCTTCGCGTTGAAGGGGTGGTAGTCGAGTACCTCGAAGGCCTTGATAATCTCCAGCAGCGCCTTGAAGAATTCCAGCCCACTGCCCAGCGGAGGGTGGGTGTGCTTGCCGATCACCTCATTGAAGGCTCCAAAGAAAGCCGCTTGACCGAGGCGGTTGGCCCCAATGTGCTGGTCACCGGCCATCCTTATATCGATATCTGGGCCGCGGTCAAACCCCAAAAGCTCGGGCTTTCTGCGTGGCCTGAGGTGCCCTATGGCGAAGATTGGAAGCAGGGCGTTTGCCGCCGGGTGGGCTGGTCTGATCCCAAGGAAGGCTGGCGACGGGTCTACCGCGCAGTAGAGACATTCCGCGACGTCGATGCCTCCCTCATCGGAGCAGTAGAGCGCCTGGTTGATTTTGTATGCAACCCGGAGTTGAGCAAGCAAGACCTGCTCTAA
- a CDS encoding TVP38/TMEM64 family protein: MSSFFRRVLGTARDGLNTFSVWPRWRQAAAIIAVIALCVIVAFVDAPSLATLQQWATSTGAWFPALFFLLYVLITQFPIPRTVMTLSAGVLFGPKLGIALALAATTCSAALSLLLVRSLFGPVVIPLLRHPQLDKINARLEQRGWLAVTSLRMIAAVPFSILNYAAAFSAVGVVAFSLATLIGSMPGTVITVILGDSLISSANPVALLAVVMLAALGVLGILLDTRMPVKAEP; encoded by the coding sequence GTGAGCAGTTTCTTTCGGCGAGTTCTTGGCACCGCCCGTGATGGATTAAACACTTTTTCCGTGTGGCCTCGCTGGCGTCAAGCTGCTGCGATCATCGCGGTGATTGCCTTGTGCGTCATCGTCGCCTTCGTCGATGCCCCGAGCCTTGCCACGCTCCAGCAATGGGCAACGTCTACCGGCGCCTGGTTTCCGGCCTTGTTTTTCCTGCTCTACGTCCTAATCACCCAGTTTCCCATCCCCCGAACGGTAATGACGCTTTCTGCCGGCGTGCTCTTTGGCCCAAAGCTCGGCATTGCCCTGGCTCTAGCTGCCACCACCTGCTCGGCGGCATTGTCGCTGCTATTGGTGCGAAGCCTGTTTGGCCCGGTGGTGATCCCCTTGCTTCGCCACCCACAACTAGACAAAATCAATGCCCGTCTCGAGCAGCGCGGCTGGTTAGCGGTGACCTCACTGCGCATGATCGCCGCAGTGCCGTTTTCCATTCTGAACTACGCGGCTGCCTTTAGCGCCGTGGGTGTGGTTGCATTCAGCCTTGCCACCTTGATCGGCTCGATGCCCGGGACGGTCATTACCGTCATCCTTGGCGATTCTTTAATTAGCAGCGCCAACCCAGTAGCACTGCTTGCGGTAGTCATGCTTGCAGCCCTAGGCGTGCTGGGCATCTTGCTGGATACCCGCATGCCAGTCAAGGCTGAACCATAG
- a CDS encoding NfeD family protein produces the protein MGALIWFVIALVLAGLEMFAGELTFLMLAGGALAASGVGLFDAPMYLEVIVFAIVSIALLAVVKPVARRRLQQAPALDTSPRAALGQAAEVLEPVDATGGQIRFDGGIWSARTLHADEHFGVGEVVNVVDIEGTTAVVWKGI, from the coding sequence GTGGGAGCACTTATTTGGTTTGTCATTGCATTAGTGCTCGCCGGCCTAGAGATGTTTGCCGGTGAGCTCACTTTTCTCATGCTCGCAGGCGGCGCTCTGGCTGCCAGCGGGGTGGGGCTATTTGATGCACCGATGTACCTCGAAGTCATCGTTTTTGCCATTGTTTCCATCGCGCTCTTGGCGGTGGTCAAGCCTGTGGCTCGCCGCAGACTGCAACAAGCGCCTGCACTGGATACCTCCCCGCGCGCCGCTTTAGGGCAAGCAGCCGAAGTGCTTGAGCCAGTAGATGCTACCGGCGGCCAGATCCGCTTCGATGGCGGTATTTGGTCTGCGCGCACCTTACACGCAGACGAACACTTCGGCGTGGGGGAAGTGGTCAATGTTGTTGATATTGAAGGCACCACGGCTGTGGTGTGGAAAGGGATTTAG
- a CDS encoding SPFH domain-containing protein, whose product MEGLIFIAVLIALVVLILVKTIVVIPQGEAAIVERLGRYTRTISGGISLLVPFIDRVRAKVDTRERVVSFPPQAVITQDNLTVAIDTVVTFQINEPARAIYGVDNYIVGVEQISVATLRDVVGGMTLEETLTSREVINRRLRGELDAATTKWGLRISRVELKAIDPPPSIQQSMEMQMKADREKRAMILTAEGRRESDIRTAEGEKQAKILAAEGEKHAAILAAEAEREATILRAEGERAARYLEAQGEAKAIQKVNAAIKSAQVTPEVLAYQYLEKLPELAQGEASTMWMIPSQFGDALEDFAKKFAQRDEAGVFRYEPVEVDKRSEDIASADDHEDWFNTQSNPEIAAAVAAANAVANKPVDDEPLQERPKQPEVEQPQAPRNLEAAPGTSAQASSELEANDAE is encoded by the coding sequence ATGGAAGGTTTAATCTTTATAGCCGTTCTCATAGCCCTGGTGGTGCTGATTTTGGTCAAGACCATCGTGGTGATCCCCCAGGGTGAGGCGGCGATCGTGGAAAGGCTCGGGCGCTATACGCGCACCATTTCCGGCGGCATTAGCCTGCTCGTGCCCTTTATCGACCGTGTTCGTGCCAAGGTGGATACCCGCGAACGCGTGGTGTCGTTTCCTCCTCAGGCAGTTATCACCCAAGACAACCTCACCGTGGCGATTGATACGGTGGTGACCTTCCAAATCAATGAGCCCGCCCGTGCCATTTATGGCGTTGATAACTACATCGTGGGTGTGGAGCAGATCTCCGTGGCTACGCTGCGCGATGTTGTCGGTGGCATGACCTTGGAAGAAACGCTGACCTCTCGCGAGGTGATTAACCGTCGCTTAAGGGGCGAGCTGGATGCTGCCACCACCAAGTGGGGCTTGAGAATTAGCCGAGTCGAGCTCAAGGCCATTGATCCGCCACCATCGATCCAGCAGTCGATGGAGATGCAGATGAAGGCCGATCGCGAAAAGCGCGCGATGATTCTTACTGCCGAAGGCCGCAGGGAATCCGATATCCGCACCGCCGAGGGCGAAAAGCAAGCAAAGATCCTTGCCGCTGAGGGTGAAAAGCATGCCGCAATTTTGGCTGCTGAAGCCGAGCGTGAAGCCACCATTTTGCGTGCCGAAGGTGAGCGCGCCGCGCGTTACCTAGAGGCCCAAGGTGAGGCCAAGGCCATTCAGAAGGTCAATGCTGCGATCAAGTCTGCGCAGGTTACTCCAGAGGTGCTGGCCTATCAGTACCTAGAAAAGCTCCCGGAGCTTGCCCAAGGAGAGGCCTCCACAATGTGGATGATCCCTTCGCAATTTGGCGATGCGCTTGAAGATTTTGCCAAGAAATTTGCCCAGCGCGATGAAGCCGGCGTGTTCCGCTATGAGCCAGTAGAGGTGGATAAGCGCAGCGAGGATATTGCCTCTGCGGACGACCATGAAGATTGGTTTAATACCCAATCCAACCCGGAAATTGCAGCGGCGGTTGCGGCTGCAAACGCTGTGGCGAATAAGCCGGTAGATGATGAGCCGCTTCAAGAACGCCCAAAGCAGCCAGAAGTAGAACAGCCGCAGGCGCCGCGCAACCTCGAAGCGGCGCCAGGTACTTCGGCTCAAGCAAGCAGCGAGTTGGAAGCCAACGACGCTGAATAG